The Rhizobium sp. WSM4643 genome contains the following window.
CAAGCAACAGAAGAATGAGCGTCACCCCGATGGCAGCCGCGGCGCCTGCGAAGATAGGCCCCCATGTGATGGCGGATTTGGACGATTCGACCGGAGTAGCAATCTCTCCGGAACCTGTCATTGAAACCGACATGATCTGTTCCTATCGCATAAACAGAGCAAGAAGGATGATGATCGGCAGTGGAACACCAAGCAGCCAAAGAAGAATACCGCGACCCATGAGAGACCTCCTGTCAGGAACTGACGTTACGTGGTTGATGCCACTCAACTTTTATCCACGGCGTTTGTTCCCGGCCGGCTTCTCTCGCGCGAGTTCAGCCGAAACCCGACATGATCTGCCGCGCAATCTCTTCAATCACGCGGCAGCTTATAAAGTAACAACAGATTGTCGGATCGGTTGCCGCATCCTTGATATTTGAGGCGCTTGGCAACCTCGGCGAGAGATATGTCACGGCCGCAACGGCGAGCAATCTCCCGCCGGTCGATGGATGTTTCGTGATGGCATATGCGGCAACGGGCATGGAGGACGTACCACTGCGGCAAGGTCGCCAGCGTTTCTTTTTCGATTTCGACGGCATGGCGACCAGGAGATGCGAGTTCAATACTGCGGCGATGTTTCATGCCCGTTCAACGCTCTGTGTCCGTCCACGTGTCATGTCGCAACCCATCCCTCTTTCCGCGAAGGCAAGCTGAAGTCGCAGGTGATGGCAGTCCAGCAGCAATGTCGTGATGGCGGCACGGACGTCACCATCATGAAAGGCGACAACTGCGTCGACTTCTCTTCTCAGCGCTTCTTCTGCCAGCTTTTCAGCTATCTGCGGACGCACGACCTCGATCTCCTTCAGAGTTCCACCGCAAGTTTTCAGATTGGCGGCCATTACGCCGATGTTCCTATTATGTTCCCATGGGCTGACGAGTCAAGAGAGGTCGACGCTGAGGTTTCCGTAGCTTTCGAACGGAAACAATCTCAAGAGCCCCTGGTTGACGTTGCAGAGCTTACGGAGGTCGCAAGAGAATCTTGCGCGTTCGGAGCTAACGCCAATCGAGGAGTGCGCCTATATCTCAAGATGATCTGGAAGGAGATGAGTTCTGGGAAAATTTCTCCCAGTATTCCAAAAAGGGGAGAGGCTCTCATCGCTTCGTAAACTGGAGAAGCATCGATGAACAGACTTCACGCATTTGTAGCAGCCGCGGCAATCAGCCTTGCCGCCATGACCTCGGCCTGCTCGACACCACCGAATTCATATGGCTCTGCATCAGGATATCAGCCGGGCGATTCAATGAACCCGGCCTGTGCGGATGGATTTCGGCCAGGCGACGGCCGTTCATGCAGCTATTAGAGCCAGGCGTCTAAAGGCGGGCGTCTCTTTGTCAGTACAACAGGCGGTGGCTGGCCGCTTCAGCGCTAGGTTCCTGGAGCGCCAACCGGCACCGTGGCGGACTATTTCGCCGGCCGGCCGGCTGCAATACAAGCGCGCCGTCAGGTCGCTTTTATCGAGCATGCTTACTTGTTTGTGCGGCCGCGCTGTTTAGGGTTTATGCCGCCAAATCTGTTGGTGTCGTTGGCCACATCGCCTTCTTCGGTGTTCTCCCCGGCAATATCGTCGGCGCCCGTGTCACGATGCAGCCCCTTCGATTGTCCGATACCCGGATCTCGCTCGAGATCTGCGTCGGTAGGGCGAGATGACTTGGGATGTTTGGAAGTCATGATTTTCCTCCGTTTCGTTGGCTAAATGCAAAACAGCGGTCGGCTGCGAGAGTTCCAGTGAAAACGGGATTAAGCGGGCATATTGGTGCTTTAATCAGAACACGTAGGGGCGGCTGATCGCCTCCTTGACGGCGTCGCCCTTGCCGGGGGCGGCGACCGCTCCAAATCAGGTGCCAATGTTGTCAGAGGCGGAACGATGCTCATTCAGCCAATTGATTACTTTCTGCTTGTTTGGTTTGCACTTGCCCTTGCGTCCACCTTGTACGTTGCTTGGGACCAGTACACCAACAATCCCGAACCGGTGGTGATGAAGTGGGGCTTCATCCTCGTCACGCTCTACCTCGGTCCCTTCGGGTTGCTGATCTATGTGCTCGCCGACAAGGAGCCGCGGCCGGGCACGCACGAAGAGTTCGTCAAACCGCTATGGAAGCAGGGCATCGGCTCCACGATCCACTGTGTGGCGGGAGATGCTACCGGTATCATCATCGCCGCGGTGATCGTCGCGCTACTGGGTCTGCCAATGTGGCTCGACCTGATCGTCGAGTACATCGCCGGGTTCGTGGTCGGCCTCTTCATCTTCCAGTCCCTCTTCATGAAGAACATGATGGGCGGCACCTACCAAGAGAACGTTCGCAAGTCCTTCCTGCCTGAGTTCATCTCCATGAATTTCATGATGGCCGGCATGGCGCCTGTCATGAGCTTCCTGATGATGGGCCGCGATATGCGCGCCATGGAACCGACCGAACTGCTATTCTGGGGCGTCATGTCGTTGGGCGTCATGGTCGGGTTCGCGCTCGCCTATCCGTCCAATGTCTGGATGGTCGCCCATGGTCTCAAGCACGGTTTGATGACCGACCGCGGAGACACTGACCATGCCGAGCGTGCGCACGAAAGCCGTTCGGAGCCCTCGCCACCAGCGCATGAGCACAAGGAAAACCATCGACACGCCGTGATGGAAGCTCCGCGGTCGCCGCGTCGCGGGAGCGCGCTCCATCATGATGGCCGCGGTTCCGGCCACGACATGGCCCCGGATACGCCTGTGCCACAGCTCGCTGCCGTTGGTGGCATCTCACTGATGTTGTTGCTGTTCGGCATGGTCGCCCCTGCCAACTGGGTCAATATGACGTTGAGCGCGCGCGATGTCGAGGGCGCCATCATGCCGCCGGGCATGATCATGGATCGCGACACTCCGGCCGAGGCGATGCTGGATATGGCGGCGATCCATCCACGCTATATCACCGCTACCTATGGCCTCGACACGCGCGGCGACCGTGTGCTCGAACCTCGCATCGAGGGCGGCGTCAAGGTCTTCGACATGGAGACCAAGGTCGTTCGCTGGACGATTCTGCCAGGAATCACGGTCGACGCCTACACTTTCAATGGTCAGCTACCCGGTCCGCGGCTTCAGATCCGTGAAGGTGATCGCGTCCGCATCAAGGTGAAAAACAGCCTGCCCGAAAGCACGTCAGTGCATTGGCACGGTTTGGTCCTTCCCAACGAGATGGACGGACCGGCAGAAATTACCCAGCCGCCGATCAATCCGGGCGAGACCTACGTGTACGAATTTACTGCGGGGCAGTCGGGTTCATATTTCTATCACTCGCACGACCACGTCGACCGGCAGCAGGCTCTGGGCCTCTATGGCGCGTTGATGATCGATCCGGCGCAAGCCGATCCGACCACGATCGCAGACCACGAGTATGTCATTCTCTTGCAGGAGTGGCTGAAGCGCGAGGGCCTCACCTATCCAGCCATGCCGATGGATGGCGGGCAGCCCAACTACTTTACCATCAACGGCCGTGCCTATCCCGAGACAGACACCATCAAAATGAAGGTCGGCGAAACCCTGAAGGTGCGCTTTGTCGGGTCGAACAATGGCTTCATCCATCCCATGCACATTCATGGTGGACCATTTACCGTCGTTGCCCGTGACGGCATCAATCTCTCGCCAACAGCGCGCTTTCAGGCGGACACTGTCAATGTCGGCCCAGGACAGCGCTACGACGTTATCTGGAAGGCGCTCAATCCCGGCAAATGGCTCATTCACTGCCACATCGGGCACCACACGACCAACAATAATACCGAAACCGAAGGGGGCGGCGGCCTGATGATGGTCATCGAGGTTGAGGTCTAACAAACACCGCCGCAAATCACACCGCGTCGGTCACCCCGTTGCCAACACCAGCAGCGAGCTGGTTGGTTGGTTTGACTGCCAATTCACTTCGCTACCGCTTTTTCCGGAGGTCACCGGGCAAAGCGTCAATAAGTTGATGCACTTTTCCGGTGGCGAAGGCGATGTCTTCGCGCGGCAGATGGACTGTTATCTCGATCTCTTGCCACCTGCCGCCATGGCCTTTTGCGAACCTGACGGCGGCTTCCAAAGAGGTGAATTGCACCGCCGGTGCATTGGCGGTCCAGAACTGCACGCTGCAGTCCGCCGTACTGTAATCTAAGAATGCTTTTTCGGGATCTAGCGCCATGGCATTTGCTGTACACCGCCGGCAGTTTTTTGGCCAGCGGTTACCTGCTCGCAGTAAAAAGCGCGTTGTCAGCCAGCAGAATTTTACTACCGAAGCCATCACAAGGGCGCCGCCGGTCTCACCAACCGGCGGGCCGTCGTGCTGCAAAGCGGGGAGGGAAGTGAGAAGAAAGCGCCTGCGTTCGGAGTTATCAACGGAGCAGGCGCTTAACTTGAAAAATGGCTCCCCTAATGGAGATCTGACGTTCCACAAGAACGCATCAGCTTTCGCCAGCCGCGCTCACGCTATCGAGTTCTTCGGAGCATATCGCGGGTCGGACCTGCTCGGCGTCGATGCGTTCAGGCGCGTGATTCTCCCGTGGGGGATTATCTAAAGTGAGCGGCCACGGCACTGCGCTAACAAGTGCCGTGGCCTGAACTGTCAAGTGCTCTCTGGTAGAAGCAGGGCTGATGTGACAACGCGCTTCTTCCACACTCGACTGACGCGTTCGCGAAGAAAGTCATGGGATGGCCTGTCGAAGACATAGTAGCAGAGCAGGCCGACCGCCATTGAAGCCAAAAAGGTGAAAGCGGCTAAGAGTAGCTGCTGGCTCAATGGAACACCCCATCGCTCAAGACCGATCTTCGAGAAGAGATATTTACAAACACCGATCGTGATCAAGTGGGATAGATAAATGGCATAAGAGGCATCGCCGAGCGTCTTCAGAAACTCGATATGTCTGACGCTGCCGTTTCTCTCGTAGGACAATGATCCGACTAGAACGACGGCTGCAGGTAATCCCCACATGACCACGCGCGCGAAACCGCCTTCTGGTGGCGCGATGAAGGACAGCGCTATGCCAGCAATGCCGAGGGCGATCAACAATAGGTCAACGCCGCTTTGAAGCCTGCGGCCCGACCTATACCAAGCCGCGATCGAAATGCCTGCGGCGAATTCGAGAAGCATCGGCGAAGTGAAAAGTCCGAATGGTGCATTGTGGAACGGGAGTTCTCTGGCCAGGACGAAAGAAATCAGGGCCACCAGGATGCATGGCAGGCGATAACGCTCGCGAACCAGCAGAGACAGCGCAAAAATCAAGTAGAAAAACATCTCGTAGTTGAGCGTCCAACCCACCCCCAGAGCCGGTTCCATGTCGCCGTTTCGACCATAGTAAGGGATGAACAGCAACGACATCACGATCTGAAGAGGTGTCGACAAGAAATTTCCAAATGAGCCCGGCGACACTTCTGAGGCAATAACAAATATCACAGTAAAGAGCCAATAAAGCGGAACGATTTTTATTAATCGATGAGTCAAAAACGTTCCAAATTTCATGTCCTTGCCCGCAGTTACCGACCACATAATGAAGCCGCTGATCAGGAAGAACAAATCGACTCCTGCGGCTAAAGGCCTCCACTCGCACCCAAAAATATAGCCTACATGCATTACGACCACCGCCGTTGCGGCAAGCGCTCTTAAGTATTGAATTGAGTAAATCACCGACGACCCCCAGTTGAGTGGCGGCCACTAAACATGCGCAGTTGCCGGTGTCAATGATTGCAACCTTCGACCGTGGAATTTCCTAGCCTATAACCTCAATATGCTCTGCGAGGGATTTATCCTGCACCGAAATCCATTTAGTAACATCGCGATCCATGACGAAAGTAGGTGTCTTTCTCTCTCGTCTGTAATCGTCAGGCTTTGTAAATACTGAAGCGGCCTCGGTTGTCTCAATAAGCTCGTCGAGTTGATGCATTGCAACATGCTCTAGCGTCGTTTGCTTCAAATCAAACGGTCCGTTCAAGCGGGCAAATACATCAGGCAAACTGCTGACGCCTTTGACCACTTTGATATCGGAGTAAGAAACGTCCGCACGATAAAGCGCTTGGCTCCGATCATCCCGGCGATCTTTTGCGTAAATTCAGTCACCCTATTAATGCGCAAAAGCCGACTGCCGAACTTGGCATGAAGAAAGTCTCTCCCGATATCTGGCGCGTCACATGAAGTGCATATAGCCAGGGCGTTGAACCCCGACATCAACAGCATGTTAGCAAACCTTGTAGAGGATTCGAGATGGACCATTCCTAAGCCCTCACGAACGTCGATTGCGTGCTGATTTTCGATCGTATGGTAGAAATTGATGGGATTAAGGCGGATGTTTCCGTCGATCCAAAATTTAACCGCCGTGTCGTCTGTGAACATGTAAGCAACGTCTTCGTCGGCAGAGGAGGTTTGGCAGGCGTTATGATAACGCGCGCGTAAGGAATAGCGGAGGGAGCCACTTGAGCCGCGAAACGGCGGCATTCAAGGGCCGCTAACACTTGGAAACAAGCGCGGGTCTTTTGAGGGTTCATCGTAAGATGCGCGTCTCCTCACCTTGATAGCAATGGAGATGCATCCACTTCCCAAAAAACTGAAAGGCTTCGACGACCTTGGAAATGGTAAATATGCAGATTCTCTCATCCGCCGGTGGCTTGCAACACGAGTGGAATAAGAGAACGCGCAAAGAATCGACTTTGCTGAGATATCTGCTTACTTCCGCTTTCACAGCAGCCGGCGGAATCGCGATGTGATCTGATCGCTCATAAGTTCGTTCCAGACGGCTTACACGCCCTTCCAGGTCGATGAGGAGATTGCGAAGTCCGGCTTGATGCATTTCCCGCCGCCATTGCACGCGACGGACTATATCGCTGGCGCTAGAGGATAGGGAATAAGCTATTCACAGGCAGCTAAAAGCGGGAGGGAAAGTGGGAAGTTAGTACCTGTTTCGGATTTCTCAACAAAAACAGGTACTTATTTCCTAAAATGGCTCCCCGGGCCGGATTCGAACCGGCGACCTGTCGATTAACAGTCGAATGCTCTACCGCTGAGCTACCAGGGATCACTGCTTGGCGCGGTGTGAGTGCGCTAATACAAACGCTTTCCCGATTTGCCAAGCGGTTTTTTCAAAAAAATGAAATGAACTTGTATTTGGGTTGTCTGCGCCCATCTCTGGGCAATGACAAATGTGAATGATCGCAGTGAGACAAACAGCGGCGAAAAGCGCAAGGCACGGGCAGGGCGCTTCGGCATCGATCATGCAAGCGGCAGGCTTGTGCTCGGCTCCTTCAGCATCGGCATGCCGCGCTCGCGCATCGCGCGGATGGCGCTCGGCGCAGCCCTCATTTTCTGCGGATTACTGGGTTTCCTGCCCATCCTGGGCTTCTGGATGCTGCCGCTCGGTTTCCTCGTGCTCTCACACGATCTGCCGTTCGCGCGCCGGCTGCGACGGCGTCTGGCGGTCTGGTGGCACAGACACCGGAGACCCGCTGACTGACGGCCACCCCGGAACGGGTCTTGTAGAACAGTGGATCGCCTTTCGCATTCGTGGTTTATGGAACGTAAAATCCGAAAACGCGCCACAATGATGCAGGTGAGGAAATGAAGGCATTTTTTGTTGTCGTCCTGTCGGCAACTGTCCTCTCAGGCATTTCCGCCGAGGCCCAAGTAGACAGCCGCGGCTTTGACGCTCGTGGCATCTGTCGCCGTCCTGAAGGCTGCGTGGTCGACCAAGGTCAAGGCGGCAGCTACAACGGACCGCGCAACTATCGCAATTTTAACGGCCGGAACGAGCGTGATGGGAGGAACGACCGCGAGCGGAACGATCGCCGCTACCGTTCTCAGAACAGAAGTGACAATTTCAATGCGGGAACCGCGTTGGCGCAAGCCCTGTGATTGAGCTGGGCGTGCAGCCTATGCACATCTAGTTCGATCTGAGTTCGCTTTCCTCGAAAGTCCCGCCATGGTCCGGATCAAGACCTGTCGCCAGCAACAAGCTGCAGGCGGCAAGGAGGAGGACGAGCTTGACTGCATAGGATGCCACGGAGACCGGTTGTCGACGGCCCTGTGATACGCGACACGGCGCTATATAATATTTGTAATAGAAGTGCGGATCATCGGTTTCCAGCAGGTTCTGGTAGACGTGCAACGGAATATCCGCATGCTTCAAAGGCGGAGAACCGGGGAACTTTACATAGAGATCCCGGGTTTCGGCGTCGTATGCCGCATGTACGTGCTTCGATTTGAGGGCAGCCCAATCCATCGCAAGCTCCTATACCCTCCCGAAAATAATTGAGTCCCGGAGGAGGATCGAAGTCAAGTCAAGAATTTGTTTCAAATGCCATTATTGGCAGGAAATGGGGCATCGTCATGGCCATGGAAATTCCGGCCGGCGCGCGTGCCGTTTCGGGATGACAAAATGGTCGTTTCGGCAGCAGCGGAATGGCGTTTTTCCGAAATGCCCTCTTGCGATTTCCTTACGATCATTCTAAACGCTCGCCACGGCTCAGATAACGAGCGCGTGAGGCCTCGTGGCGGAGTGGTGACGCAGAGGACTGCAAATCCTTGTACCCCGGTTCAATTCCGGGCGAGGCCTCCATACTTTTTCACCATTGAAAACAAACGGTTGCCGCTTTCGAAGGCGGTTTCGCGCCGCCCGCCATGTCGCATTCACGTTGCCGGCAATTCCCCTGCAATTCCGGGTATTCCTCTGGGCTACCGGCAAATCCACGCGAATGAAACGCGATGGAATGACCTCTATGGGTTTTTCGGGGCGCGGGAGGAATAAATGGTACGAGCGTCACGAGGGGAGTCGAGAGCGTCGTCGTTGCGCGAATCGATTCCGCTGATATGAATATTCTACTTTAGATTTCCTGAAGGCACGTCGGGTTTTCGGCGCGGTGTTCACTCGCTCATCTCAAAAGCGAGGCCCCGGCAACGGGAGACAGCTAAAGGTCCGGTTTCGTCACCCGGAAACCAGAGGTCACTCCTCTGCACCCTTCATCGCGATTGCAATCGATTGGCTTAACCGCCGGTGTACATCGGCCTCCTGTATGGAGCCGGAATGAACATTACGTTCATCTGGAAGACGGGCGTAAAGGTGACGATAACCGCCAAATTCGTTTGGACGTTGTTCCTGATCTACGCCATGCTTCCCTAACTCGCGCTGGGGGACCGACGTCAAGTCGGCCCCCCAGCTTCAGAAAGTCACCCTGAAACCCTACCAAACCCGCTGGCTCGGCGAAAAATCGAACCGTGACGGATTGATTCCCGTGAGGCGGTAGAGCGCCTTCAGGCCGCCCTTGCGAATTTGAGCCTGATATTCCAGATCGCTCAATTCAGGCCCGTCATCGATTTCGGGGCCGGCGCCAAGCAGCCGCCGCATGCCCTGCGGCGAAATGCAGGTGAAGCTGCGAATGTCGCCGCTGCTGTATTTGATCAGCAGCAGGCGGGCATCGGCGTTGTAGTGAAGCGCTTCTATGTAGCGCGATTGGATCAGGAAGGTTTGCATGCGCACACCCATAGCGGAAGGCGAGGGCGGTGCGACAAAATGGTTGACGTAACGTTAATGCGCATGCGGCTGTCGGTGCTGGATTTCAAAAGAAACAGACGCATATCAGGCCTGCGCCCGCCGGCATGAGATTGCCGCAGACGCCATGCAGAGAGATATCTCCGAGCTCGCTTCGGCGCCCTATCGTCTCCAGGTCGTTTCGCCGTCCAGCAACCCGCAGCAGAATACGCCGATAAGCGCTGCGACGATGAAGAAATCGAACAGCGTGAAATATTCGAAAATCGCAGACATGGCCTGCTCCTCCTATTTCCTCCGATGCAGATCATAACATGAAGGGGCGGAACGTTCCACGCTGGGGTTGCAGCGTCCATCCTGCCCCTGTGGCGCGGATGAGGCGCCGGCCGGATTCTTTTCGCCGGCGGCTGCCAAGCCTTGAAAGCATCCGTGGCGGAGATTAAGAGACGAGGGACAGGAACCGCTTTTTAAGAGCGAGAGGACATGATGGATTTCGAAGCAGCGCGCGCAAAGATGGTCGATACCCAGGTTCGCACGACGGACGTTACCTCGCATTCCGTGCTGACGGCGTTTCTCACGGTGCCGCGTGAGGCTTTTGTGCCGGAGAAGGCGAAACTGCTGGCTTATATCGATAACGATGTCGAGATCTCCGCAGCCGCACCGGGAAAGCCGGCCCGCTTCCTGATGGAAGCGTCGCCGCTCGCCAAGCTGCTGCAGCTGGCCGCGATCACCAAGGATGATTTCGTGCTCGAAGTCGGTTGCGGCACCGGTTACACATCGGCGCTGCTATCGATCATTGCCGGCTCCGTCATCGCGCTTGAATGTGACGAGACGCTAGCCACTGAAGCGAAGGCGCAGCTGGCTGGTTACGCCAAAGTCGAAGTCGTGACCGGCCCGCTCGAACAGGGCTACGCTGCCGGCGCTCCCTATGATCTGATCTTCATCAACGGCGCAGTCGAAGAGGTTCCGGCCGCCCTTCTCGGGCAATTGCGTGATGGTGGCCGTCTGGTCACCGTCGAAGGTTACGGCAACGCCGCCCGCGCCAAGGTCTTCGTCGCCGAGCGCGGCGCCATTTCGGAAAACGTCTTCTTCAATGCCTCGGTCAAGCCACTGCCGGGCTTCGCCAAGGCGCGCGAATTCGTTTTCTGACATCGTTCTTGTCGATGACATTCAGCGACGGGCGCCATCGGCGCCCGTTTTTATCAGCGCCGCTGGAAAGCCTTCACAAACATCATCTACCCTGACGCCGCCACGGCCGATCGGACGGATGTTATGCGCTTCAAATTCTTTTTCATCGGATGTCGCCGCCGCAAAATTGCAACAGGCTTTGCGGGTGGCAAAGATCAGGTAACAAAACTGTGCATGGCCGCATTCATTTGATTCGCGATGATTTTTTTCACGCCTGGGGTATTCTAAGGTCGTGGTGATTCGGATGAACGCTCCACACCATCCGGTCGTTGTTTTGGAATAACGGGGATAGAAATGGCTCAGCCAAGTGTAGCGCGTGAACCGTCCATGGAAGAAATTCTGGCGTCCATCCGTCAGATCATCGAAAGCAATGAGCCTGGCGGCGGCAAGGCGATTTCCGCATCCCTGCCACCGGTCTACGGCGCCGACGAGGATGACAACAGCTCCGAAATTCATCTGACGGTCGACGACACCTATGCCGGCGTGGAGTTCCCCGAACCGGTCATGCGCTCCTCCGATCCGCGTTTCGTCGCCGCCAATTCGGCAGGTACCGCTCCCGAAGCAGAAGTGCCGGCGCGCGCGCTGTCGCTTGCCGATGTCGCCGCCCGCGTGCGCGCTGCCTCCGAGCGTAGCGCCGTGCAAGCCGGTCAGGCGCTGCGCGAAATTCCGAGCGGTTTCCGCCAGCCCGAACCGCAGCCGGCCGTGACGCCTGAAGCGCCGCGCGCCGCGGCACCACAGCCGCAGCAGTCGCAGCCTGTTTTCGCGGCTGCCGCAGCGCCCGTTCAGCCTGTTGCAATCCAGCAGCCGGCCGAGCCGGTTGTTATGGAAACGCCTGAGGTGGCCGTCGCCGAGCCAGCGCCTGCTATCGAAACAGTGCCGCCGGCCATGGCGCCCGCTCAATCGTCGACGGACCGTTTCCTGCCGAGCGTTATGGACGAGGTCCAGCCGACGCTGCTTTCGGAGGATGCCGGCCTGCAGATCAGCCGCTCTTTCGAGGAGCTCGCCGCCGCGATCGACGGTGCCGAGCGCCGCTCGCTGGACGAGATCGCGGAGGACATGCTGCGCCCGATGCTGCGCGAGTGGCTGGATGATAATCTGCCGACACTGGTCGAACGGTTGGTGCGCGAGGAAATCGAGCGCGTGGCCCGCGGCCCGCGCCGCTGATCGGATTGCTTTTTCCTGAAAAGCCGCTCCGGTCTCCGGGGCGGCTTTTTTATTGACTTGGCCGAGACCATCCTATTTACAAACGCCCATCCTCGAACCTCGAAATTGGTCAGAAAATGCTCGACAAGACCTATGATTCCGCCGCCGTCGAACCGAAAATCGCCGCGATATGGGATGAGGCGGACGCTTTCCGCGCCGGCGCGAACGCCAAAGCCGGGGCCGAGACCTTCACCATCGTGATCCCGCCGCCGAATGTCACCGGTTCGCTGCACATGGGCCATGCGCTGAACAACACGCTGCAGGACATCCTGGTGCGCTTCGAGCGCATGCGCGGCAAGGACGTGCTCTGGCAGCCGGGCATGGACCACGCCGGCATCGCCACGCAGATGGTCGTCGAGCGCAAGCTGATGGAACAGCAGCTGCCGGGACGCCGCGACATGGGCCGCGAAGCCTTCATCGACAAGATCTGGGAATGGAAGGCTGAATCGGGCGGCCTGATCTTCAACCAGCTGAAACGCCTGGGTGCGTCGTGCGACTGGTCGCGCGAACGTTTCACCATGGACGAGGGCCTGTCGAAGGCCGTTCTCGAGGTTTTCGTCACGCTCTACAAGCAGGGCCTGATCTATCGCGACAAGCGCCTGGTCAATTGGGACCCGAAGCTCTTGACGGCGATTTCCGATATCGAAGTCGAGCAGCACGAGGTCAAGGGCAATCTCTGGCACCTGCGCTATCCGCTGGAAAAGGGCGTAACCTACCAGTACCCGATCGCTTTCGATGAAGAAGGCAAGC
Protein-coding sequences here:
- a CDS encoding PopZ family protein, which produces MAQPSVAREPSMEEILASIRQIIESNEPGGGKAISASLPPVYGADEDDNSSEIHLTVDDTYAGVEFPEPVMRSSDPRFVAANSAGTAPEAEVPARALSLADVAARVRAASERSAVQAGQALREIPSGFRQPEPQPAVTPEAPRAAAPQPQQSQPVFAAAAAPVQPVAIQQPAEPVVMETPEVAVAEPAPAIETVPPAMAPAQSSTDRFLPSVMDEVQPTLLSEDAGLQISRSFEELAAAIDGAERRSLDEIAEDMLRPMLREWLDDNLPTLVERLVREEIERVARGPRR
- a CDS encoding protein-L-isoaspartate O-methyltransferase family protein; the protein is MMDFEAARAKMVDTQVRTTDVTSHSVLTAFLTVPREAFVPEKAKLLAYIDNDVEISAAAPGKPARFLMEASPLAKLLQLAAITKDDFVLEVGCGTGYTSALLSIIAGSVIALECDETLATEAKAQLAGYAKVEVVTGPLEQGYAAGAPYDLIFINGAVEEVPAALLGQLRDGGRLVTVEGYGNAARAKVFVAERGAISENVFFNASVKPLPGFAKAREFVF
- a CDS encoding acyltransferase family protein, with product MHVGYIFGCEWRPLAAGVDLFFLISGFIMWSVTAGKDMKFGTFLTHRLIKIVPLYWLFTVIFVIASEVSPGSFGNFLSTPLQIVMSLLFIPYYGRNGDMEPALGVGWTLNYEMFFYLIFALSLLVRERYRLPCILVALISFVLARELPFHNAPFGLFTSPMLLEFAAGISIAAWYRSGRRLQSGVDLLLIALGIAGIALSFIAPPEGGFARVVMWGLPAAVVLVGSLSYERNGSVRHIEFLKTLGDASYAIYLSHLITIGVCKYLFSKIGLERWGVPLSQQLLLAAFTFLASMAVGLLCYYVFDRPSHDFLRERVSRVWKKRVVTSALLLPEST
- a CDS encoding KTSC domain-containing protein, which translates into the protein MDWAALKSKHVHAAYDAETRDLYVKFPGSPPLKHADIPLHVYQNLLETDDPHFYYKYYIAPCRVSQGRRQPVSVASYAVKLVLLLAACSLLLATGLDPDHGGTFEESELRSN
- a CDS encoding DUF4396 domain-containing protein encodes the protein MLIQPIDYFLLVWFALALASTLYVAWDQYTNNPEPVVMKWGFILVTLYLGPFGLLIYVLADKEPRPGTHEEFVKPLWKQGIGSTIHCVAGDATGIIIAAVIVALLGLPMWLDLIVEYIAGFVVGLFIFQSLFMKNMMGGTYQENVRKSFLPEFISMNFMMAGMAPVMSFLMMGRDMRAMEPTELLFWGVMSLGVMVGFALAYPSNVWMVAHGLKHGLMTDRGDTDHAERAHESRSEPSPPAHEHKENHRHAVMEAPRSPRRGSALHHDGRGSGHDMAPDTPVPQLAAVGGISLMLLLFGMVAPANWVNMTLSARDVEGAIMPPGMIMDRDTPAEAMLDMAAIHPRYITATYGLDTRGDRVLEPRIEGGVKVFDMETKVVRWTILPGITVDAYTFNGQLPGPRLQIREGDRVRIKVKNSLPESTSVHWHGLVLPNEMDGPAEITQPPINPGETYVYEFTAGQSGSYFYHSHDHVDRQQALGLYGALMIDPAQADPTTIADHEYVILLQEWLKREGLTYPAMPMDGGQPNYFTINGRAYPETDTIKMKVGETLKVRFVGSNNGFIHPMHIHGGPFTVVARDGINLSPTARFQADTVNVGPGQRYDVIWKALNPGKWLIHCHIGHHTTNNNTETEGGGGLMMVIEVEV